One Nerophis ophidion isolate RoL-2023_Sa linkage group LG06, RoL_Noph_v1.0, whole genome shotgun sequence genomic region harbors:
- the LOC133554309 gene encoding uncharacterized protein LOC133554309, with translation MNPIPDRGKECLPPKKRESRQGSFEHHLPPPGEFKPPVPLRSWSNAGRGEGNREVGARQRALTTLSPHLLHTPPPLPTPSPLTLPWPLSYPSSVSLPLFQGHVMERRGSGSPLPHHSRWLRAEGPHSSPSSASSFKTPFPADSREMWSYVNNDRRDYSSSLFSPSYLFGHTSLYPQEPSLVKTRSRYLGKRPNGLDGQGSRTATTSGPFLTGDYGHDCSRITLDTSPQSSQTNGGQRQQEDLTPEAQSVGLFSLDSKAQEGHEPHFSLQDKHQQGIVTSHHAVGPDPWVCRGGYLDAAGAPGTEAHIYYSLGSVFQPSPQAPHSYPPYSPSGIPLYNLQVKPDPKTHNPRNLPHLSEGLLNSHDWSQRDHDRDQNKDQEKSKERGKEKEKHLKHNRDHVHASTPALHWSPPALLPHFTKGSLIELASGQLKQVEELRTEDFLRSADTSPELHLSTCTVLLISPSSAQGISHLQVHLKERNTQELLKVLVEYPFFVQDHGWSSCCPQRTAELYGLSCRQLTEGDVCLALTPTPKQLHRTHSSRVPRAHPLTRAAVGGPCSWHREKMPPPPPPPPLTLHLPTIGPKNARAAEPQTQEPTRPRKRRWSAPDVLPSTGTDKRLMDLPQGSKLMKWQ, from the exons ATGAATCCTATCCCCGACCGCGGCAAAGAATGCCTCCCCCCTAAGAAGAGGGAGTCCCGGCAAGGGTCGTTTGAACACCATCTTCCTCCACCGGGAGAATTTAAGCCCCCTGTGCCACTCCGGAGTTGGTCTAACGCAGGGCGAGGGGAGGGCAACAGGGAGGTCGGCGCCAGGCAGCGAGCTCTGACTACCCTGAGCCCCCATCTACTCCACACACCTCCGCCCCTGCCGACTCCAAGCCCCCTAACCCTGCCATGGCCTCTGAGCTACCCCTCATCTGTGTCACTTCCTCTCTTTCAAGGGCATGTTATGGAGAGGAGAGGCTCTGGGTCGCCACTTCCTCACCACTCCAGGTGGCTTCGAGCAGAAGGGCCCCACTCGTCCCCGTCCTCCGCTTCCTCCTTTAAAACTCCTTTTCCAGCTGATTCTCGAGAAATGTGGTCCTACGTTAACAACGACCGAAGAGATTACAGCTCCTCACTCTTCTCCCCATCGTACTTGTTTGGTCATACCTCTCTCTACCCTCAAGAGCCAAGTTTAGTTAAAACCAGGAGCAGATACTTAGGGAAGAGGCCCAATGGATTGGATGGGCAGGGCAGCAGAACTGCCACTACCTCTGGGCCTTTCCTCACAGGAGATTATGGACACGATTGCAGCAGAATTACTTTGGATACAAGTCCACAAAGCTCCCAGACTAATGGTGGACAAAGACAGCAGGAAGATCTGACACCTGAAGCCCAATCCGTGGGTTTGTTTTCCTTGGACTCTAAAGCTCAGGAGGGCCATGAACCACATTTCTCACTGCAGGACAAACATCAGCAAGGAATAGTGACCAGCCATCATGCTGTGGGACCAGACCCGTGGGTGTGTAGAGGAGGCTACCTGGATGCTGCGGGCGCCCCAGGAACTGAAGCCCACATCTATTACTCCTTGGGATCCGTTTTCCAGCCAAGCCCTCAGGCTCCCCATTCCTACCCGCCCTACAGTCCCTCAGGAATACCACTGTACAACCTGCAAGTAAAGCCAGACCCAAAGACGCACAATCCAAGAAACTTACCCCACTTGTCCGAGGGTCTGCTGAACAGCCATGACTGGTCCCAAAGAGACCATGACAGAGACCAAAACAAAGACCAAGAAAAGAGCAAGGAGCGAGGTAAAGAAAAGGAGAAGCACCTGAAACATAACAGGGATCATGTTCACGCCTCTACCCCTGCTCTTCACTGGTCTCCCCCTGCGCTCCTACCTCACTTCACAAAGGGTTCGCTAATTGAGCTGGCCAGTGGGCAGTTGAAACAGGTGGAGGAGCTGCGGACTGAAGACTTTCTAAGGAGCGCTGATACGTCCCCAGAGCTCCACCTGAGCACCTGCACTGTGCTGCTCATTTCCCCCAGCAGTGCGCAGGGCATCAGTCACCTGCAGGTCCATCTCAAAGAACGCAACACTCAG GAGTTACTGAAAGTCTTGGTGGAGTATCCATTTTTTGTGCAGGACCACGGCTGGTCCTCTTGTTGCCCCCAGAGAACCGCAGAGCTCTATGGCCTTTCCTGTCGTCAGCTCACAGAGGGAGATGTTTGCCTTGCTCTCACCCCGACACCCAAGCAACTCCACCGGACACATTCGTCCAGAGTCCCACGCGCACACCCCCTGACCAGGGCTGCAGTGGGAGGACCTTGCAGTTGGCACAGGGAGAAGATGCCGCCTCCTCCCCCTCCACCCCCTTTAACCCTACACCTGCCCACTATAGGGCCAAAGAATGCTCGGGCTGCAGAACCCCAGACTCAGGAGCCCACGCGCCCTCGGAAACGGCGCTGGTCAGCACCTGACGTTCTTCCCTCGACAGGAACCGACAAACGCCTCATGGATTTACCTCAAGGCTCCAAGCTGATGAAGTGGCAGTAG